TTGTGGTACAATGCCAAAATGAAAGAAGTCAGCACAAAAATAAAGATCAAGCAATGAAAATCTTAAGAGCTAGGCTTTACGAATTTGAAGACATTAAAAAACAAGAACAACGCTCAAGTGACAGAAAGCAACAAGTAGGTTCAGGTGATAGATCTGAAAGAATTAGAACATATAATTTTCCACAAAATAGAGTAACTGACCATAGGGCAAATATTAGTCTTTACAAACTAGAAGAAATTATGCAGGGTGATCTTGATCCTCTACTTGACACACTAGCCTTAGAATTTCAAGAGAGAGCATTAAAAAATAATCCAATATAATCGCCTCCAATGACAATAGCCGAAACAATAAGGGACTCAAAGCAATACAACTTAAGCACTCTTGAGATCTTATTACTTCTTGAAAAAATCTTAAAGACTCGGAAAGAACTAATTCTTGCAAATACAGATAAAAATTTAACAAAAAAAGCAGAATATGAATTCTTGAATCAAATCAATCATATAAAATCAGGCATCCCCTTACATTATATACTTGAATTAAAAGAATTTATGGGGATTAAATTTTACATAAACAAACATGTACTAATTCCTAGAGCAGATACAGAATGTTTAGTAGAAGAAGCTTTAATTCAAATCAAAAAGAATAACTTAAATAAAATACTAGATTTATGCTGCGGAAGCGGCTGTATCGGTTTATCAATTGCACATTACCTACAGAAAAAAGTAATACTATCAGATATCTCTACTAAAGCTTTAAAAGTAGCATTAAAAAACACAAAAAGACTAAAATTAGAAAATTGTATAGAAATACTACATTCAGATCTGTTAAAATATATCAATAAAGAGTTTGATCTAATAATTACCAATCCTCCTTACTTAACTAAAAATGAACTGAAAAAGAAGGAAAAACTAGAAAGAGAACCTAGAATAGCTCTTTTAGGGTTCGGGAAAGATGGGCTTGAAATTCCAAAGAAAATAATAAAACAGGCAAAACACAAGCTCACCCAGAATGGACTCTTAATAATAGAATTAGCCCCTTGGCAAACAAAACTTCTAAAAAAGTTCGCAATCCAGGAAGGTTTTTCATATTTGAGAACTCTATATGATATTGAAAAAAGAGAGAGAGCATTAATGCTGAGGACAAATAATGATACAAGCCTATGAGATTGCATACCTAATCAAAATAAATGATCTTGAGAAGGTAAAAGCCATTTTCAGCAACATCATCAACAATACTTATAAAGATGAAATTCAAAAAAAATTAATATTTAAAGCTCTGGAAATCTCAGAACAACTACATTACGGTCAATATAGAGAAAGTGGCGAACCATATGTAATCCATCCAATATTGGTTGCATTACTCTTAGCAAAATTCCAACTAGATTTTAAGACAACAATAGCTGGCTTACTGCACGATGTACTTGAGGACACAAGCGTTGAAAAGACAGAAATAATTAAAGAATTTGATGAGGAGGTTTTAAGCCTAATTGATGGTGTAACAAAAATTCATGATCTACATAATAAAACAAGAACAATCAAAGAAGCAAATACTATTTCAAAAATGTTTTTTGCAATGACTCACGATATTAGAATAATACTCATCAAGCTTACTGACAAATTACACAACATGTCAACCCTTACCCACTTGCCTAAAAACAGGAGAGAGAGAATCGCAAAAGATTGTCTTGCCACTTATGTCCCAATTGCGGAGCGACTTGGTATTTCGTCCCTTAAAACATACCTTGAAGACTTATCATTTAAATATCTTTATCCAAAAGAATATAAAGAAATAAAAATTTTTCTAGCTGAGACAAAAATAGAAAGAGAAAAAAAATTATATAAGGGAAAATTGATAATAGAGAAGGAGCTTAAACAAATTGGGATTGACGCTAAGATCAGCGTAAGATCAAAACATTTCTACTCAATCTTTAGAAAAATGAAAACAAGAACTAATAAGCTCTCACAAATCTTTGATACCTTGGGGATAAGAATAATTTGCAAACAACAAAAAGAATGCTATGAAATACTAGAAATTGTACACAAGGTTTGGAAGCCAATACCTGGAAGACTAAAAGACTACATAGCAATCCCTAAAGAAAACAAATATCAATCTATACATACTACTGTAAGAATACCTGAAGATAACCAATTAATCGAGATACAAATTAGAACAGAAGAAATGGACAAAATTGCCAGATATGGTGTTGCTGCTCACTGGATCTATAAAGAACAAGTTGAATTAAGAGCTGATGATCTCTCATTTATTAATCGAATAAAAAAATGGCAACAAGAATCATTCAATAAAAATCAATATTCAATGAATGACATACACAAAGAACTCTTGAATACATTCATATATGTCTATACCCCAGAGGGTGAAATAATAGAGCTCCCATTTGGCTCAAATGCAATTGACTTCGCATATACAATACATACAGATATTGGCGATCAAGCACTTTATGCACAAATTAATGGAAAGATTAGTGCACTCACAAAACCTTTAAAAAACGAACAAATTGTTGAAATATTTACCTCAACAGAGGCAAAACCTGATGTAATTTGGCTACACAGCGTTAGGACAAAAAAAGCACGCTCAAGAATTCGATCTTGGCTTAATAAAAACGACGATACCATATTTGTAGATAATAATATAATTGCATATCTTATTGGAGAGCATAAAGAGCAAAAAAGAATCTTCCGCCTTTTTAAATCTTTAACAAAATCTCAAATAAAAAGAATCACAATAGCCTCTGACTGCAATCCATCAACAGGGGAAGCCATTGTTGGCATAATACAAAAAGATGAAATAGTAGTTCATAAAGATAATTGCCAAGATACACTTTACTACAGGAAAAGCCATTTTATTGAGGTAGAATGGGAAGCAACACCAACAAGGAAAATATATCATATTGTAATATTCTTAAAAAATCTAAAAAGTCTTTTTTATTACCTAGACAATCTTTTTACATACTTTGATGCAAGACTTATTAGTGAGAAAATAGAAGACTGCGGAAATGGACATGGAATAATCAATATAATTATCTCATCGAATGCAAAAAATGTATCAATGATACTCTCAGCCCTTAAAGAAAACCCTAACATACTCCAGATAATGCAAATAGAAGAAGACATTAAAAATTATGATCTTTAAGATATTGTTCCTAATCTTAGCCCATTCACTAATTGCACAACAAATAAGTAAAGAAAATGAGATAGAGCCATGTAATGAAGAAATAAGAGAACATATTGCAATAATTAACGAACTTACAAACGTTGCAGAAAAAACAACAAGAATAGGAACTATTTATGATTACATAAAAAAATATTTCCTAAAAAACAAGATACAATATATAGAACATTCACTCCAAGAAATTGGATTTATTGGATATTCACAAAAAACAATCTACTCAAGGGTAAAAGGCATGGGCAAAACTAGTTACAACATTATTGTCCCAATAGAGATACAATATGATTTAAAAAATAACCTTGCAATTGCAATTGTAATCACACTCCTCAATAACTTAAAAACACAAAAAATTGAAAATAGCTTAAACATTTATTTTATTGAGGATGATTCACACAAACAAATATCAACAATAAGCAGTAGACTACTTCTCAATAACAATGTTCTTGAAAAAAATACAAGCACAATTTATTTAATGTTGAATGCAGATAAAGAAAATAATCCAATAGAGTTCAAAAATCAATCAAACATAATAAACTCAAAAACAAACCTAAGCTTTTTAGAAATGCTCGTCAAAACATTCGAAAGTAATAAAGTAAATTTTAATGTTTCAAAAATAAACGACAAGAATATAAATGAAATATACAATCTGTATTTAGAAGAAGAAATTCCTATCCTAATCATGAACAACAACAAAGAGATTTCACTGCTTAAATATTTTAAGCATAATAATCTTTGCGACATTTACAAATCAATTGAAAACATAATAAAAACTGAAAGAAATCTCCAAAACGAAAATGACCTACACTATGTCATCATAAATACTCCATTTAAAAAGTGGATCATAAATGAAAGTACACTTCTCATACTAATATACGCTGTTTATAATTTAATTATACTAATGTTCATTAGAAGATTTACAAAAGCTAGTATAATAATTAGAAAAGTTCAAGATAATTACTATAAAATAATAAGATTATTTTTCATATTATTCTTAAGCACATACATTTCAGTTCTCGTTACAAATAAAATATTCACAGAATATGAAAACTTCATAGACTATAGCATCATAAATCCGATATATCTAGTAAATTTTTTTCTAATATTATTCAACTTTAATCTTCTATCTTATTTCACATATAACTTTAAAATGTATCTCAACTTTAGAGAGCTTAAATACTTGGCAATAGCAATTTCCGGTATTGAGCTTATTATGCTACTGTACATTAAAATAGAATTTATTTTAATGATAATATTAAAAACGATATTAATATTATTTATTCCTAATAAAAAAAGATTTATAAAAAAAATTATAATAATTCTTATTTGGACAATAAATTTCATACTAATAACATCAATACAAACAACCTCACTTATTTCAAAACCAATTGCATTAAGTTATTTTATATCAATCTCACTCTTCTCACCTATACTTGTTAATATGATAGAGCATTTAAAAAATAAAACTACAATAATGAAGCAAGAATTTAAAAAATCTGAAAAGATTGAATCTATAATTTTTTTCTTAATAATCGCTATTCTGATAATATCAAACAATATGAGCTCAATTTCAACAATGAAAATAACTCAAATCATAAGCTTTCCAGAAAAAACTAATAAAATTAGCATAGAATACCTAAAAGAAAACAGAAACGCAATTCAAATAGCAACAAAAGACTTCAATTTAAACTTAGACAAAAACGAAAAACAAATATCTAGAGAAATTAAAATACAGAAAGACTTAATAAACATATCTTTTCAAAAAATAAATGTGGCTGAGAGAACTATCTATGGGATCAAGATTTCCACTAAAAATACTGCAAAACAAATTAATTTATTCCTAAAAAACGCATCTGAATTTATAATATATCAAAGCAATGTACCCTATAAAATCGCATCTAATAACGCAATATTCACAGTAAATAACATTAAATCAAATACAATAAACATCGCTTTTACAGTTAAGTCTCAAGAGGACATTAGGTATGATGCATTTGTTTATTTTGATACTAATAAAAATTATGTGAAGATATATGACAAGGGAACCAAAAAAGAAGATAAAAATATAAAAATAGATTATTCATACTCAATAAAGTACTCAGGAACACTCCCAAAAGCTGAAAAATATGATCGAAATGAGTTCTTCAAACTTCAAGATGATAGAGAAATTGAAAATTTAAAAAATTTAGATTTAGTCTAGCCTCCCAACTGTTCAAAATCAATTCTTTTTTTTCTTTTTTCATAGCTTTGGAAAGCTAAAATTATTAACTTATCAACTAAAAATTCATAGTCAAGACCATCATGTTCGCACATCTTAGAAAACATAGAAATATCTGTAAATCCTGGAATCGTATTTATCTCATTGATATAAATTAAATCAGTATCTTTTTCAACAAAAAAATCAATTCTTGCCATTCCCCTAAGTTCTAAATACTTATAAGTCAAGAATGCATATTCTTTAATGTCTAGCAAATACTTTGTATCAAGTTGAGCAGGAATATTAAAAATAATAGAATTTCCAGGAATAGTAGAATACTTAGCATCATAATCATAAAATATAAAATCCTGTATAACAATCTCACCTGGCGTAAATATTTTAATCTGATCATTTCCAACAACAGAACATTCAATTTCTCTTACTTTAATGAACTTTTCTACAATAACCGTTAAATCATATTTAAAGGCTTCTTCAATACTCCTTTCAATCTGACTTTCGTTATGTACAATACTTATTCCAATTGAAGATCCCAATATAGCCGGCTTAACAATTAAAGGATACCCTAGGCTATCCTTTAATTGCCTTTTAACTCCATCTTTATCTAAAAGATACTCATATTTTCTAAATCCAATAAAGGGAACTACAGGCATATTGAAACTTTTAAGCAAAAGCTTGCAAAAATACTTATTACTAGAAATAGCGCTCCCTAAAATACCAGACCCAACACAAGGAATATCCATTATTTTTAAAAGACCTTGAATAGAACCATCTTCACCTGTTCTCCCATGAACAATTGGAAATACAACATCAATTTTAAGATCTCTATCATTTACAAATATTCCACCACCAGGAATTAAACTAATAATAGAAGAACTATCTCTCTTAATTAATTTAGGATCATCAGGAACAAAGTCTAGTAAATACCAAATTCCAGTATTCTTATCGATAAAACATGAAAACACTTTATATTTATCTAGCTTCATAAGAGCTAAATAAACCCCATAAGCAGATTTGCAAGAAATTTCATGTTCAAAGGAAACCCCACCAAATACTAACATAAGATTTTTCTTCATGAAATTAACTCCTATTTTTTAAGCTTAAAATAATATCTTCAAGGACAGCTTTTTCATCCCAAAAAATACTTCTATCTTTATATATTATTGAACTTTCATGCCCCTTTCCAAGAGTAACCACCAAATCATCAGAGTGTGCAATATTTATTGCTTTTTCAATCGCACTCTTCCTATCAGGAATGAAAAATAGATCTTCATTTAATGTTTTTCCTGAAATTCCTTCTGCAATGTCTTTAATTATTTGCATGCTATCCTCACCTCTTGGATCCTCATCACAAAGTATTATTATATCTGAATACCTATTCGCAATCTCTCCTTGCCATCTTCTCTTAGAAACATCTCTTTCTCCAGCAGACCCAAAAACAGCAATTAACCTATTCCTTGAAAGTCGCCTAAACATAGGAAAAAGCTTACGAAAAGACCCAGGTGTGTGAGCATAATCAATTATGATCGAAAAATTCTGACCAAAATTAATATCTTGCATTCGCCCGTAAAGACTTTCAATATCCACAAACTTATCAATAAGTTCTCTAATACCAATGCTCGTCATTTGACTAACAACAATTAAAGCCGCCATAACATTTTCAACATTAAAACTACCAGTCAAATTAACTTTAGCATAATATTTAATACCCCTATAATAAAATTCAAACTCAGTATGAGCCGTTTGTTCATTAATCTTACTTACAAAAAAATCGGCACTTTTATCCTTTAAACTATATGTATAAGCTCTATCAATAGCATGTAAAAAGACAGAAGAATTCTTGTCATCAATATTAATAACACCAAAACCATTATTAGCATCAGTTGAATAGAAGAGGTTAAGTTTAGCATCCAAGTAATTTTGAACCGTACCATGAAATTCAAGATGCTCATGACTAATATTAGTTAAAACAGCAACATAGTATCTAAGATCAATGAGTCTTGCTGTTCTAGCATCAAGACCATGAGATGTTGATTCAACAATAGCATACTGAACATTATTATCTACCATTTTACTAAGCAATAAGTGAATTTCTGTTGATTCTGGAGTTGACTGCCTGTACGGATTTTTAATTAGATTCCCGCTACCATCGTCAAAGAACACAGTAGAAATAAAGCCAACCTTAACACCACCCACAGATTTTAAAAGGGTATAGATATAGAAACAAACAGAACTCTTACCGTCAGTTCCTGTAACTCCAATAATCTTAATCTTTTCTGAAGGCTTATTATAAAAAATATTAGAAAAATTTGACATGAATCTTCTTATGTTACAAGCATCAACTTTAATATATGTCACATTAGGATCATAAAAATCAAGATTATCAGTATGAATAATCACATTGCTACCCTTCTGAATTGCTGACTTAATAAATCTTTGACCCTCAAAATGGAGTCCCGGAAGAGCAAAAAATACAAAACTAGATAAAATACATCGTGAATCATATGCAAGTCCCAATATTTCTACATCACAAGATCCTCTAATTTCCTTTACTATACTCTTATCTAACTTAAACAAAATATTACTAAGTTTTTTCCTATTCATATCTCTAAATTGTACAAAACTAACTTTTATTTTTGTAGAAATTATTATTTAATATTTATTTACTCTCTTTTTTAATTTAAAATCTAGTTTCTTAGAAATTATTATTAAATATTCTTTTCAGGCCGCAACTCTTGCTAAAAATGCTATATATAAGACTTACAAATATTGTTTACAATTCAATCATTTTTTAATAAACTAACTAATGTTTAGTTAATGTGGCGCTGTACCCAAGTGGCTAAGGGAGAAGTCTGCAAAACTTTGATTCGCCGGTTCGATTCCGGTCAGCGCCTTAACATTAAGTAAAGCTAATGCTATTTCTTTTAACAAAAGGGCATATGTTTTACAGATAAACTAAAAAATAACTATGTTAGAGTTAATAATAATAGCAATATTTATAATACTCTCAGCAATTTTTTCCGCATCAGAGACAGCTTATACTTCATTAAGCTTAATTCAACTTCAAGATATAAAGAAAAAAGGAAAACTTGGAGTAGTTGTATACCACTTATCCCAAAATCCATCAAAACTTGTCACAACCATTCTTATTGGAAACAATATCGCTAATATAGCAGCCAGTGCCCTTACAACAAAATTTGTTCTTGATAAATACGGAAACAATGCACTTGCTTTATCAACGGGAATCGTAACAATAGTAGTACTTATATTTGCTGAGATATTTCCTAAGCAAATAGCAATTCTAAATAATGAAAGCATAGCTTTATCAACTTCAATATTACTAAAGACATTGACAATCATATTTACACCCGTAATATATGTTATTAATGGAATAGTTAGAATTCTACTAAGTTTATCTAAAATAAAAACAAGTCAAAAAATGACCAAAGACAGCATAAGAAATATGTTATCTTTGGCTGAAAATTTAGGAATCTTAGAAAACGATGACAGAATATTCATGCAAAAAATGTTAAATATAGGCGAGGTTAGAGCATCTGAAGTTATGACTCACCGGACAGAAGTATTCTCACTCTCAAGCACATCAAAGCTAAAAGATAAAATTAAATTAATTAAAAAAGAAGGATACTCCAGAATTCCTGTATACAAGGGTCAAAACCGAGAACAAATAATAGGAATTTTAATAGCTAAAGACCTAATTGAAATAAACAGAAAAGAACTTGATAAAAGCATTATTAAATTTGTAAAACCCGCTGTTTTTGTACAGCAAAACAAAAGGATAAAAGATATACTAGACATTATGAGACAAAGGCAAAAAATAATGGCTATTGTTATTGACGAGTACGGAGGATTTTCAGGCATACTTACAATAGAAGATATAATAGAGAAAATCTTTGGCGCAATATTTGATGAATATGACTTAGAAGAAGAAAAGCAATTTATTATTAAAAAAGATGAAAATACGTATCTAATACTCGGAGAAACCACATTTGATGAGATTGAAGAAACAGTTGGAATAAAAATTCAACACGAAGATTACATAAATACAATTGGAGGATACATAATGGATTTACTTGATAAAATACCCAAAGGTGGTGAACAAGTTAACACAGAACATGGCGAATATTTAATAGAGGAAGTTCAGAATCACAAAATAAGAAAAATAACCTTTAAAAAGCTTGAAAAGGAGTAAAAATGAATAAACATATTCAGACTATGATTCTTTGCTTTTCAAAACCCAAGCTAAATACAAAGTGTCTTTTCAGAAAAATAACAATATTCGCCTCAATTAAACAAAAATTTAACAAGACTAATTCTTACTTTAATATTAAAAACCTCACTCTTGATTTTATACTAAAACCCAAGGAAGATAAATCTAGAATTCTTTTAGGCATAATAAAATGATAAAAAGGAAGGAAAAATGGTTAACATTTTAAAATTTTTCAATAAAACATATGAATATGCAATAATCCTAATTGTACTAGTAATAGTAACAATAATAATCATTTCAAATGTTTTTATAGTTGGTCCATCTGACGAGGCACTTGTTCTTCGTCTCGGCAAACTCAATAGAACACTTGAATCGGGAATACATATAAAAATTCCATTAATTGAAGAAAAATTCATTGTACCAGTGAAGATAGTACAAGAAGTTAAATTTGGGTTTAATACAAACAACGGCGGAAGAATTAATTCAGGTGAAGATGAGGGGACAATTATTACTGGAGATTTAAACGTAATTAATGTTGAGTGGCTAGTACAATACAAAATAAGTGACCCCTATTCTTTCATGTTCAAAGTACAAGATCCAGAAGAAACTATAAAGGATATTGCAAAATCATCAATGAACAGGTTAATTGGTGATAATACTATCTTTGAGATAATTAATGATAATAGAGTTGGTGTTACAGAAGGTGTCAAAACCTCTATGAATGAAATTATTCAAACATATAACTTAGGAATCGATATCGTGCAAGTACAGATCAGAAATGCCATGCCACCTAAGGGGAAAGTTTATGAGGCATTTGAAGATGTTAACATTGCAATCCAAGATAAAAATAAGTTTATCAATGAAGGAAAGAAAGAATTCAATCAGATAGTCCCAAAAATTAGGGGAGAAGCACTTAAAGTGATAGAAGAAGCTAAGGGATATAAAGAAAGCAGAATCAATAGTG
The sequence above is drawn from the Candidatus Borreliella tachyglossi genome and encodes:
- the hflK gene encoding FtsH protease activity modulator HflK — translated: MVNILKFFNKTYEYAIILIVLVIVTIIIISNVFIVGPSDEALVLRLGKLNRTLESGIHIKIPLIEEKFIVPVKIVQEVKFGFNTNNGGRINSGEDEGTIITGDLNVINVEWLVQYKISDPYSFMFKVQDPEETIKDIAKSSMNRLIGDNTIFEIINDNRVGVTEGVKTSMNEIIQTYNLGIDIVQVQIRNAMPPKGKVYEAFEDVNIAIQDKNKFINEGKKEFNQIVPKIRGEALKVIEEAKGYKESRINSALAETEIFNAILNAYIKNPEITRERIYNEAMKEILESKDNIEIIDKNLKNFLPFKEVK
- a CDS encoding RelA/SpoT family protein; its protein translation is MIQAYEIAYLIKINDLEKVKAIFSNIINNTYKDEIQKKLIFKALEISEQLHYGQYRESGEPYVIHPILVALLLAKFQLDFKTTIAGLLHDVLEDTSVEKTEIIKEFDEEVLSLIDGVTKIHDLHNKTRTIKEANTISKMFFAMTHDIRIILIKLTDKLHNMSTLTHLPKNRRERIAKDCLATYVPIAERLGISSLKTYLEDLSFKYLYPKEYKEIKIFLAETKIEREKKLYKGKLIIEKELKQIGIDAKISVRSKHFYSIFRKMKTRTNKLSQIFDTLGIRIICKQQKECYEILEIVHKVWKPIPGRLKDYIAIPKENKYQSIHTTVRIPEDNQLIEIQIRTEEMDKIARYGVAAHWIYKEQVELRADDLSFINRIKKWQQESFNKNQYSMNDIHKELLNTFIYVYTPEGEIIELPFGSNAIDFAYTIHTDIGDQALYAQINGKISALTKPLKNEQIVEIFTSTEAKPDVIWLHSVRTKKARSRIRSWLNKNDDTIFVDNNIIAYLIGEHKEQKRIFRLFKSLTKSQIKRITIASDCNPSTGEAIVGIIQKDEIVVHKDNCQDTLYYRKSHFIEVEWEATPTRKIYHIVIFLKNLKSLFYYLDNLFTYFDARLISEKIEDCGNGHGIINIIISSNAKNVSMILSALKENPNILQIMQIEEDIKNYDL
- a CDS encoding hemolysin family protein, coding for MLELIIIAIFIILSAIFSASETAYTSLSLIQLQDIKKKGKLGVVVYHLSQNPSKLVTTILIGNNIANIAASALTTKFVLDKYGNNALALSTGIVTIVVLIFAEIFPKQIAILNNESIALSTSILLKTLTIIFTPVIYVINGIVRILLSLSKIKTSQKMTKDSIRNMLSLAENLGILENDDRIFMQKMLNIGEVRASEVMTHRTEVFSLSSTSKLKDKIKLIKKEGYSRIPVYKGQNREQIIGILIAKDLIEINRKELDKSIIKFVKPAVFVQQNKRIKDILDIMRQRQKIMAIVIDEYGGFSGILTIEDIIEKIFGAIFDEYDLEEEKQFIIKKDENTYLILGETTFDEIEETVGIKIQHEDYINTIGGYIMDLLDKIPKGGEQVNTEHGEYLIEEVQNHKIRKITFKKLEKE
- a CDS encoding D-alanine--D-alanine ligase, whose protein sequence is MKKNLMLVFGGVSFEHEISCKSAYGVYLALMKLDKYKVFSCFIDKNTGIWYLLDFVPDDPKLIKRDSSSIISLIPGGGIFVNDRDLKIDVVFPIVHGRTGEDGSIQGLLKIMDIPCVGSGILGSAISSNKYFCKLLLKSFNMPVVPFIGFRKYEYLLDKDGVKRQLKDSLGYPLIVKPAILGSSIGISIVHNESQIERSIEEAFKYDLTVIVEKFIKVREIECSVVGNDQIKIFTPGEIVIQDFIFYDYDAKYSTIPGNSIIFNIPAQLDTKYLLDIKEYAFLTYKYLELRGMARIDFFVEKDTDLIYINEINTIPGFTDISMFSKMCEHDGLDYEFLVDKLIILAFQSYEKRKKRIDFEQLGG
- the prmC gene encoding peptide chain release factor N(5)-glutamine methyltransferase, with protein sequence MTIAETIRDSKQYNLSTLEILLLLEKILKTRKELILANTDKNLTKKAEYEFLNQINHIKSGIPLHYILELKEFMGIKFYINKHVLIPRADTECLVEEALIQIKKNNLNKILDLCCGSGCIGLSIAHYLQKKVILSDISTKALKVALKNTKRLKLENCIEILHSDLLKYINKEFDLIITNPPYLTKNELKKKEKLEREPRIALLGFGKDGLEIPKKIIKQAKHKLTQNGLLIIELAPWQTKLLKKFAIQEGFSYLRTLYDIEKRERALMLRTNNDTSL
- a CDS encoding UDP-N-acetylmuramoyl-L-alanyl-D-glutamate--2,6-diaminopimelate ligase, which gives rise to MNRKKLSNILFKLDKSIVKEIRGSCDVEILGLAYDSRCILSSFVFFALPGLHFEGQRFIKSAIQKGSNVIIHTDNLDFYDPNVTYIKVDACNIRRFMSNFSNIFYNKPSEKIKIIGVTGTDGKSSVCFYIYTLLKSVGGVKVGFISTVFFDDGSGNLIKNPYRQSTPESTEIHLLLSKMVDNNVQYAIVESTSHGLDARTARLIDLRYYVAVLTNISHEHLEFHGTVQNYLDAKLNLFYSTDANNGFGVINIDDKNSSVFLHAIDRAYTYSLKDKSADFFVSKINEQTAHTEFEFYYRGIKYYAKVNLTGSFNVENVMAALIVVSQMTSIGIRELIDKFVDIESLYGRMQDINFGQNFSIIIDYAHTPGSFRKLFPMFRRLSRNRLIAVFGSAGERDVSKRRWQGEIANRYSDIIILCDEDPRGEDSMQIIKDIAEGISGKTLNEDLFFIPDRKSAIEKAINIAHSDDLVVTLGKGHESSIIYKDRSIFWDEKAVLEDIILSLKNRS